The Pirellulimonas nuda genome includes a region encoding these proteins:
- a CDS encoding IS110 family RNA-guided transposase, translating to MKDKNVIGIDVAKAKLDVFDSKTGRHTVVANTPEGVDALVRGVAPAKTLVVLEATGGYEGLLVEALERRGVDCAVVNPLHVRHFARGCGMVEKNDKLDARIIARFGEVVRPEPREAPSASEAKLKALVHRRDQALAHLGAERNRLQQTRDPETAEMIRQGVAFYRAQIREVDKRIARVLEQCPQLAAKSRVLQSCPGVGVATTATLLAELPELGRLNRGQVAKLVGVAPIAKDSGQKQGQRKTYAGRSMVRKVLYMAALVATRYNARMQAFYQRLLAKGKAKKSALVAVMRKLVVTLNLMVRNNETWSEPSLAIDNN from the coding sequence ATGAAAGACAAGAACGTGATCGGGATCGATGTCGCCAAGGCGAAGCTGGACGTGTTCGACTCTAAGACCGGCCGGCACACGGTCGTCGCCAACACCCCCGAAGGGGTCGACGCGCTGGTCCGCGGCGTCGCCCCGGCCAAGACACTGGTGGTGCTGGAAGCCACCGGCGGCTACGAGGGGCTGCTGGTCGAGGCGCTCGAGCGTCGGGGGGTCGACTGCGCGGTCGTCAACCCGCTGCACGTCCGCCACTTCGCACGGGGCTGCGGGATGGTGGAGAAGAACGACAAGCTCGACGCACGCATCATCGCCCGCTTCGGCGAGGTGGTGCGGCCCGAGCCGCGCGAGGCGCCCTCCGCGAGCGAGGCGAAGCTCAAGGCGCTCGTCCACCGCCGCGACCAGGCCCTCGCGCACCTGGGCGCCGAGCGCAACCGCCTGCAGCAGACGCGTGACCCCGAGACGGCGGAGATGATCCGCCAAGGGGTGGCGTTTTACCGGGCGCAGATCCGCGAGGTCGACAAGCGCATCGCGCGGGTCCTGGAGCAGTGCCCGCAGCTAGCGGCCAAGTCGCGGGTCCTGCAATCGTGCCCAGGCGTCGGCGTGGCGACCACCGCGACGCTCCTGGCCGAACTCCCCGAGCTGGGCCGCCTCAACCGGGGCCAGGTCGCCAAGCTGGTGGGGGTGGCGCCGATCGCTAAGGACAGCGGCCAGAAGCAGGGGCAACGCAAGACTTACGCGGGGAGGTCGATGGTCCGCAAGGTCCTGTACATGGCCGCCCTGGTCGCCACCCGTTACAACGCCCGCATGCAGGCGTTCTACCAACGGCTGCTGGCCAAGGGGAAAGCGAAGAAGTCCGCCCTGGTGGCAGTCATGCGCAAGCTGGTCGTCACGTTGAACCTGATGGTCCGAAACAACGAAACATGGAGCGAGCCGTCACTCGCTATTGACAACAATTAA
- a CDS encoding transposase gives MSRSEAMGMGRRERDRQDVLFVTAEQLPKSQGHAFYKRLNRLLSEAGFDREVEKLCEPYYQPTGTRGRPSVPPGVYFRMLMVGYFEGIGSQRGIAWRCADSLSLREFLGVPLTEATPDHSTLSRVRDRLPLEVHQEVFRLVLQLAAQQGLLKGKTVAVDSTTLEADAAMKSIVRRDTGEDWKAYVIGLMKKEGVIEKEDEPSDDEVRRFDKKRKNKKVSNAEWVSTTDPSARITKLKDGRTHLAYKAEHVVDIDTELILAAEVYHGDHSDTKTLCDSVMEAQTHLSEAGLEAQIEEAVADKGYHAAEQLELVTSVGVRTYVPEPKRRGESRLSAKPVEQQRAVKGNRRRTKTAKNKRLQRLRSERVERSFAHVCDTGGSRRTWLRGIDKVRKRLLTSALVRNLGLVMRKLFGIGTPRGLQGEGGSAGLMQLAWLLIAAMKNLWDTHARLGARPTESRLQLLTVGGPQEYALRSTGC, from the coding sequence TTGAGCAGGAGCGAAGCGATGGGGATGGGAAGGCGAGAGCGGGATCGGCAGGACGTGTTGTTCGTGACGGCAGAGCAGCTGCCCAAGAGTCAGGGGCACGCGTTCTACAAGCGGCTCAATAGGCTGCTTTCCGAGGCGGGCTTCGACCGCGAGGTCGAGAAGCTGTGCGAGCCGTACTACCAGCCGACCGGCACGCGTGGGCGGCCGTCGGTCCCGCCGGGAGTCTACTTCCGGATGTTGATGGTGGGTTACTTCGAGGGGATCGGTTCACAGCGGGGCATCGCGTGGCGGTGCGCCGACAGCCTCAGCCTGCGGGAGTTCCTGGGCGTTCCGCTGACCGAGGCGACCCCCGATCACTCGACGCTCAGCCGGGTCCGCGACCGCCTGCCGCTAGAAGTCCACCAGGAAGTGTTCCGGCTGGTGCTGCAACTGGCGGCGCAGCAGGGGCTGCTAAAAGGCAAGACGGTAGCGGTCGATTCGACTACCCTTGAAGCCGATGCGGCGATGAAGAGCATCGTGCGGCGCGACACAGGAGAAGACTGGAAGGCGTACGTCATTGGCTTGATGAAGAAGGAAGGAGTGATCGAAAAAGAAGACGAGCCGAGCGACGACGAGGTCCGCCGTTTCGATAAGAAGCGGAAGAACAAAAAGGTCTCGAACGCCGAGTGGGTCAGCACGACCGACCCGAGCGCACGGATCACCAAGCTCAAGGACGGCCGCACGCATTTGGCGTACAAGGCGGAGCACGTGGTCGATATCGATACGGAGCTGATCTTGGCGGCAGAGGTCTATCACGGCGACCACAGCGACACGAAGACCCTCTGCGACAGTGTGATGGAGGCGCAGACGCACCTGTCAGAGGCTGGGCTGGAAGCGCAGATCGAAGAAGCGGTTGCCGACAAGGGCTACCACGCTGCCGAGCAGCTGGAACTGGTCACGTCGGTCGGGGTGCGGACGTATGTGCCGGAGCCCAAGCGCCGCGGCGAGTCGCGTCTGAGCGCCAAGCCAGTCGAGCAGCAGCGCGCGGTGAAGGGTAACCGCCGGCGGACCAAGACCGCCAAGAACAAACGGCTCCAGCGGCTGAGGAGTGAACGGGTCGAGCGCAGCTTCGCCCACGTGTGCGACACCGGCGGGTCACGCCGCACATGGCTGCGGGGGATCGACAAGGTGAGGAAGCGGTTACTGACGTCGGCGCTGGTGCGGAACCTGGGCCTGGTAATGCGGAAGCTGTTCGGGATCGGCACGCCGAGGGGCCTGCAGGGCGAAGGTGGCTCCGCCGGGCTTATGCAGCTCGCCTGGCTTCTCATCGCGGCGATGAAGAACTTGTGGGACACACATGCTCGCCTGGGAGCCCGGCCTACAGAGTCACGCCTCCAACTGCTCACAGTTGGCGGGCCGCAGGAGTATGCGCTTAGATCAACGGGCTGTTAG
- a CDS encoding CAP domain-containing protein: protein MAHPHGRVRAAAFALAVCSAGAAAAQNGLPELRCTPALIMRGDGGSIRLVVPRPVTETRTESYIVQVPHSVTVQVGGRTVTKEEMHSETRERTVSVTVMASEEVEAPAGQFEVRRASGEPVRILSSGAQRSRTVPVLLVAADDPSRTRLPPFFDKLLRPEAIVVFVTPNVFDGVAVNGGVANRGVNPTNPSKPPAPPAPPAPPAPPAPPAPAQVGRFTLRVNNQSGKTVEIVYIDAQHDREVMVNPSVANRQRLAPLTTHEGVRWMAKIDGRMVAEFSVGPDPESEWRIGPALQFTSWKGGVDQLFEMIDATTWAHYGPKGRLLGQLQEEERTDAWVAMYDGGRDLWIRLMPDEAIFDGPRTEGWRRLCKRADDDQSDTDGWGLSQHEIELLLSIHNQARAKVGVPPVTWSDDLAEYAQQWAEKLAKENRFEHRPNSPYGENLAEALTVRDAAGMWYNERDEYHGQKIDNQNYKTFGHYTQMVWRDTTKIGCGMANVGGRVVWVCCYDPPGNKIGARPY from the coding sequence ATGGCCCACCCCCATGGCCGCGTCCGCGCCGCCGCCTTCGCATTGGCCGTATGCTCGGCGGGCGCCGCCGCGGCCCAGAACGGCCTTCCCGAACTTCGTTGCACACCGGCGCTGATCATGCGCGGCGACGGGGGCTCGATCCGGCTGGTCGTTCCCCGGCCCGTCACGGAAACCAGAACTGAGTCGTACATCGTACAAGTGCCGCACTCGGTGACGGTGCAGGTCGGAGGGCGGACCGTCACTAAAGAGGAGATGCACTCAGAAACGAGGGAGCGTACGGTATCGGTGACGGTCATGGCCTCCGAGGAAGTCGAAGCGCCCGCCGGGCAGTTCGAGGTGCGGCGCGCCAGCGGCGAACCGGTGCGCATCCTTAGCTCCGGCGCACAGCGCAGCCGCACCGTGCCGGTGCTGCTTGTCGCGGCCGACGATCCTTCTCGGACGCGGCTCCCGCCATTCTTTGACAAACTACTACGGCCCGAGGCCATCGTGGTGTTCGTCACGCCCAATGTGTTTGACGGCGTGGCCGTCAATGGCGGCGTGGCCAACCGTGGGGTGAATCCCACGAATCCCAGCAAGCCTCCCGCGCCTCCCGCGCCTCCCGCGCCTCCCGCGCCTCCCGCGCCTCCCGCGCCGGCCCAGGTCGGCCGGTTCACGCTGAGAGTGAACAACCAATCTGGCAAGACGGTCGAGATCGTTTACATCGATGCCCAGCACGACCGCGAGGTGATGGTTAACCCGTCGGTCGCAAACCGCCAGCGGTTGGCGCCCCTGACGACCCACGAAGGGGTGCGATGGATGGCCAAGATCGATGGCCGCATGGTCGCCGAATTTTCGGTAGGCCCCGACCCCGAATCTGAGTGGCGGATTGGCCCTGCGCTTCAGTTCACCAGCTGGAAAGGGGGCGTCGATCAGTTGTTCGAAATGATCGACGCCACGACGTGGGCCCACTACGGTCCAAAGGGCCGCCTTCTCGGCCAGCTCCAAGAAGAAGAACGGACCGACGCCTGGGTGGCGATGTACGACGGCGGCCGCGATCTGTGGATCCGCTTAATGCCGGACGAAGCGATCTTCGACGGCCCACGAACCGAGGGCTGGCGGAGGCTCTGCAAGCGCGCCGACGACGACCAGAGCGATACGGACGGCTGGGGGCTCTCGCAGCACGAGATTGAATTGCTGCTTTCCATCCACAACCAGGCCCGCGCCAAGGTCGGCGTCCCGCCGGTCACGTGGTCGGACGACCTGGCAGAATACGCCCAGCAGTGGGCCGAAAAGCTCGCCAAGGAGAACCGTTTCGAACACCGCCCGAACTCCCCCTACGGCGAAAACCTGGCCGAAGCCCTCACCGTAAGAGACGCCGCCGGCATGTGGTACAACGAGCGCGACGAGTACCACGGCCAAAAGATCGATAACCAAAACTACAAAACCTTCGGCCACTACACGCAAATGGTGTGGCGCGACACCACCAAGATCGGCTGCGGCATGGCGAACGTCGGCGGCAGGGTGGTGTGGGTGTGCTGCTACGATCCGCCGGGGAACAAGATTGGGGCGCGGCCATACTAA